One window from the genome of Epinephelus fuscoguttatus linkage group LG3, E.fuscoguttatus.final_Chr_v1 encodes:
- the tet2 gene encoding methylcytosine dioxygenase TET2, which translates to METEQARHETEESLILAQFGTSHSISHKLQNGGQSSERDSLQITADTNWNHYKPGAGANSMKRHRENCNSPASVQGLFDQGSYMMNGELMNGDLKHALAEQSLLAHQPKKLKVDSEMKGNDDMSSSLVDSFPELTKATEFECNTPQTEIKLDKRNCNFPNGDIFCLPRNKQVSIPNGAASPPSTIESTPGDLLEKTLSQYYPEQVSIAPQTSGPQGDPVNGSLANKLPSEGAQPPSLTSGLPNSAQMPDSQQQPPGALGNGEGGNNYNSVNYVVNGYSSNFEADHHQQQHQQRPPSYSGQEMSLGQLPGMIPTTNTANSSQQHKNGPRCYPDDKNPQGIYVKANQEFNQNSFLERNAPLQAAETGGYGNFSNSAIQKMGQSEEPRSGQHQRHGTDRGLQYGIQPHNFKQNAGNSHEAESTGPMGPNLQQPRHAGLENGMENTSQQRANISCSTPQHRGWVELNSSHSQQQQPASGPSSQAQEQDMWRGFPAKPQSEQQTANPQVHCQMLEPNSAQRFQTQGGFTDSSQGPNSFQRQQQDCLPAQTHCAPAQHNTAPEWQQSNSKAPQMQQSLPQKIPEQRNFSQDQQGDSRYHTQMQSEHLCEDPDLQDILSSGFLPTQQQQQQQQHCHLQRPLSHPPQFEGQQLKSPDYRPRSLPQPGQQQLQPNQPLRNNSTQSNNQHIQHSNHATFSYSNTTEMQQLQQHQRQFPPNSGSSNLKQFQPQRPNNHCHQPNHADFSQTSTQSQPHLPQGALNPQVSTQMYPKSEQQLKTSCTQFQRGPRLPLAPVGPQGDFQRHAALRMHLLQRQERQGPPHPLQSTSDTKHGIRAVRMENGPRFELPRSQQQEQQLQMREAGIGGVQVKQENQPSLCEQSKTQGSILASMEQSLRQYQLSPVFEKKSLVVNSSKIKVESSGPVTILSTNTDLSGADPLAAAPATVALKKQPDLTPKKEHLLQSFMDSPMKLLDTPIKNLLDTPMKTQYDIASCHCVEQISEKDEGPYYTHLGAAPTVAGIRETMEKRSGLTGSAIRIEKVVYTGKEGKSTQGCPIAKWVIRRASVEEKLLVLVRERTGHKCDTACIIVVILVWEGILPSLADRLYLELRETLTKHGALTQRRCAINEERTCACQGLNPDACGASFSFGCSWSMYYNGCKFARSKIPRKFKLLGDDMREEEKLEGNFQNLATLLGPLYKMLAPEAYGNQVEHEHRAPDCRLGLKEGRPFSGVTACLDFCAHAHRDLHNMQGGSTVVCTLTSEDNREIGKIPDDEQLHVLPLYKASNTDEFGSEEGQQEKIKSGAIQVLSAFRRQVRMLAEPAKSCRQKKLDAKKAAANKNAMLDNEKAERALLAKSKAGTYENTTQSTPMAGPIPGAMGATLQSGQPTHPLGAHHQQLQQQQHQSILPPYPGSANVASYPRFPNHPGSFPSTSKPSSMYPPQPPTPASPYPTALHVPNSYINGSNRPYPGYQCNGGMPLDNYHPYYASNPKHLDMYRQQRPALYSEQQYGVHQRYEVSYPPRYGEPGLQVNGYNACSMRPVHPMRPYAPYGPNGASDPQFMDPLSRAPSAHGSLDYTAAVSKGNQFGGYPNPYLSRSPQILPPGQDPFHMQIKTEMGMPHPQMLSAQISGGCINPETQSGLGLPNGSIMGSGIKQEPGTPQTPTTPQKPEVWSDNEHNFLDPDIGGVAVAPSHGSVLIECAKRELHATTPVKNPNRHHPTRISLVFYQHKNMNEAKHGLALWEAKMAEKAREKEEDAERNGGEGTPSKGKKGVKREHPDSLETTGEPPYKRFIQALMEGSLSGTTNTYVSTSPYAFTKVTGPYSQFV; encoded by the exons ATGGAAACAGAACAGGCCAGACATGAGACGGAAGAAAGTCTGATATTAGCACAATTTGGCACATCTCACAGCATCTCTCACAAACTCCAGAATGGAGGCCAGTCTTCAGAGAGAGACTCTCTGCAGATCACTGCAGATACGAACTGGAACCATTACAAGCCCGGTGCCGGTGCCAACTCCATGAAGAGGCACAGGGAGAACTGCAACAGTCCTGCCTCAGTACAAGGGCTGTTCGATCAAGGATCCTACATGATGAATGGAGAATTGATGAATGGAGATTTGAAGCATGCACTTGCTGAGCAGTCCTTACTGGCCCACCAGCCCAAGAAACTCAAAGTAGATTCTGAGATGAAAGGAAATGACGACATGAGCTCCAGTTTGGTGGATAGCTTTCCTGAGTTGACAAAGGCAACAGAGTTTGAATGCAATACCCCACAGACAGAAATTAAGTTAGACAAGAGGAACTGTAATTTTCCCAATGGCGATATTTTTTGTCTACCAAggaataaacaagtttcaattCCAAATGGTGCTGCATCACCCCCCTCAACCATAGAAAGCACTCCAGGTGATCTTTTAGAGAAAACCTTGTCTCAGTATTATCCTGAGCAAGTGTCAATTGCACCACAGACATCTGGGCCACAGGGAGATCCTGTCAATGGTTCACTGGCAAATAAGCTGCCTAGTGAAGGTGCTCAACCCCCCTCTTTAACCTCAGGATTGCCCAATTCAGCTCAGATGCCTGACTCACAGCAACAGCCGCCTGGGGCATTGGGCAATGGTGAAGGAGGCAACAATTATAATTCTGTCAACTATGTAGTGAATGGATACAGCAGCAATTTTGAGGCAGACCACCACCAGCAACAGCATCAGCAGCGGCCACCATCGTACTCTGGTCAGGAGATGTCTCTAGGTCAGCTGCCTGGCATGATCCCAACTACAAATACTGCCAACAGctcacaacaacataaaaatggCCCACGGTGCTATCCAGATGACAAAAATCCTCAAGGTATATATGTGAAGGCCAACCAAGAGTTTAACCAGAACTCTTTTCTGGAGCGCAATGCTCCTCTACAGGCTGCAGAGACAGGTGGATATGGAAACTTTTCCAACTCTGCGATACAGAAGATGGGGCAAAGTGAAGAACCCAGGTCTGGTCAGCATCAGCGCCATGGCACTGACAGGGGCCTCCAGTATGGGATTCAACCCCATAATTTTAAACAAAATGCTGGGAACTCACATGAGGCTGAAAGTACTGGACCCATGGGGCCCAATCTCCAGCAGCCACGTCATGCTGGGCTAGAAAACGGGATGGAGAACACATCTCAGCAGAGAGCCAACATATCATGTTCGACTCCCCAACACAGAGGCTGGGTAGAGCTGAACTCTTCACattcccagcagcagcaaccagCAAGTGGCCCGTCATCCCAGGCACAAGAACAGGACATGTGGAGGGGATTCCCTGCTAAGCCTCagtcagagcagcagacagctaACCCCCAGGTTCACTGCCAGATGTTGGAACCAAATTCAGCGCAAAGATTCCAGACACAGGGAGGTTTCACAGATAGCAGCCAGGGGCCTAACAGCTTCCAGCGGCAACAGCAGGACTGTCTCCCGGCCCAAACACACTGTGCTCCAGCCCAGCACAACACTGCCCCTGAGTGGCAGCAGTCAAATTCTAAAGCACCTCAAATGCAGCAATCTCTACCCCAGAAGATACCTGAACAGCGTAATTTCAGCCAAGATCAGCAGGGAGACAGCCGCTACCACACCCAGATGCAGTCAGAGCACTTATGTGAAGACCCTGACCTGCAGGATATACTGTCATCTGGGTTTTTAccaacacagcaacaacagcagcaacaacagcactGTCATCTTCAACGTCCCCTGTCCCACCCACCGCAATTTGAGGGGCAGCAACTCAAGTCTCCCGATTACAGACCTCGCAGTCTGCCTCAGCCAGGTCAGCAGCAGCTTCAACCCAACCAGCCTCTTAGAAACAATTCCACTCAAtccaacaaccaacacatccagCACAGCAACCATGCAACATTTAGTTACAGTAACACAACAGAGATGCAACAACTACAACAACATCAAAGGCAGTTTCCACCAAACTCAGGCAGCAGTAACCTCAAGCAATTTCAACCACAGCGGCCTAACAACCACTGCCACCAGCCCAACCATGCAGACTTCTCCCAGACCTCTACACAGTCACAACCTCACTTACCACAAGGTGCGTTAAACCCACAGGTATCAACACAGATGTATCCTAAATCTGAACAGCAGCTAAAGACGTCATGCACTCAGTTCCAAAGGGGACCTCGACTACCTCTGGCACCTGTGGGTCCCCAAGGAGACTTTCAGAGGCATGCAGCCCTACGTATGCACCTGTTACAAAGGCAGGAGCGCCAGGGCCCTCCTCATCCCCTTCAGAGCACTAGTGACACCAAACATGGCATAAGAGCTGTTAGAATGGAAAACGGACCCAGATTCGAGCTGCCCCGttcacagcagcaggagcagcagttACAGATGCGAGAGGCAGGCATAGGTGGAGTGCAGGTCAAGCAGGAGAATCAACCATCCCTGTGTGAGCAAAGCAAGACGCAGGGAAGCATCTTGGCCTCCATGGAACAAAGCCTGAGGCAGTACCAGCTTTCACCTGTGTTTGAGAAGAAATCCCTTGTCGTCAATTCATCGAAAATCAAGGTGGAATCTTCTGGTCCTGTCACAATCCTGTCAACTAACACTGACCTGAGTGGAGCTGATCCATTGGCAGCTGCCCCAGCCACTGTAGCTCTCAAAAAACAACCTGATTTGACCCCCAAGAAGGAACACCTCCTACAAAGCTTTATGGACTCTCCTATGAAGCTACTAGATACCCCTATAAAGAATCTACTGGACACCCCCATGAAAACACAATATGACATTGCATCCTGCCACTGTGTTG AACAAATCAGTGAGAAGGACGAAGGCCCATACTACACTCACTTGGGGGCAGCGCCTACTGTTGCTGGTATACGGGAGACGATGGAGAAAAG GTCTGGTTTAACTGGTAGTGCCATCAGGATTGAGAAAGTAGTATACACCGGCAAGGAAGGGAAAAGTACACAAGGATGCCCCATAGCCAAATGG GTGATTCGTCGAGCCAGTGTAGAAGAAAAGCTACTGGTGCTGGTGCGGGAACGTACTGGTCACAAATGTGACACAGCCTGCATCATTGTAGTGATCCTGGTCTGGGAGGGCATCCTGCCCAGCCTGGCTGACCGCCTCTACCTCGAGCTACGTGAAACTCTAACAAAGCACGGAGCACTGACCCAGAGACGATGTGCTATCAATGAGGA GAGGACCTGTGCATGCCAGGGGTTAAATCCTGATGCCTGTGGAGCGTCCTTCTCCTTCGGCTGTTCCTGGAGCATGTACTACAACGGCTGCAAGTTTGCCCGCAGCAAAATCCCAAGAAAATTCAAGCTACTAGGAGATGATATGAGAGAG GAAGAGAAGCTGGAGGGCAACTTTCAAAATCTGGCAACCTTATTGGGTCCCTTGTATAAAATGTTAGCACCTGAAGCTTATGGAAATCAG GTGGAACATGAACACAGGGCACCAGATTGTCGCCTGGGGCTCAAGGAGGGCCGTCCCTTTTCTGGAGTCACTGCTTGCCTGGACTTCTGTGCCCACGCTCACAGAGACCTCCACAACATGCAGGGTGGCAGCACTGTG GTCTGTACATTAACAAGTGAGGATAACCGAGAGATTGGAAAGATACCAGACGATGAGCAGCTCCATGTACTGCCTCTTTATAAGGCTTCCAACACTGATGAATTTGGCAGCGAGGAGGGTCAGCAGGAGAAAATCAAGTCAGGCGCCATCCAAGTCCTCAGTGCCTTCCGCCGCCAGGTGCGCATGCTTGCAGAGCCCGCCAAGTCTTGCCGGCAAAAAAAGCTGGATGCTAAGAAGGCAGCTGCCAACAAGAATGCCATGCTGGACAATGAAAAGGCAGAGAGGGCCCTCCTGGCCAAGTCAAAAGCTGGCACTTATGAAAATACCACCCAGAGCACTCCTATGGCAG gACCTATACCAGGTGCTATGGGAGCAACCCTACAGTCAGGTCAGCCAACACACCCCCTTGGGGCCCATCATCAGCAactacagcaacagcagcaccagagcATTCTCCCCCCTTATCCTGGCTCAGCAAATGTAGCCAGCTACCCCAGGTTCCCCAACCATCCTGGGTCTTTTCCAAGCACTTCCAAGCCAAGCAGCATGTATCCCCCTCAGCCACCAACACCAGCCAGCCCTTACCCCACTGCACTTCACGTACCAAATTCTTATATTAATGGATCAAATCGTCCATACCCAGGTTATCAATGTAACGGAGGAATGCCCCTTGACAATTACCATCCATACTATGCTTCCAACCCAAAGCACCTGGACATGTATCGACAACAACGGCCAGCGCTTTACTCGGAGCAGCAGTACGGTGTACATCAGCGTTATGAGGTCAGTTATCCACCAAGATATGGTGAGCCCGGGTTACAAGTCAATGGTTACAATGCCTGCAGCATGAGGCCAGTTCACCCCATGAGACCTTATGCCCCTTATGGTCCTAATGGAGCCTCAGACCCCCAGTTTATGGACCCCCTCTCAAGAGCACCATCAGCTCATGGAAGTCTAGACTATACAGCTGCTGTTAGCAAAGGCAATCAGTTTGGAGGATACCCAAATCCATACCTCTCTCGGAGCCCTCAAATCTTACCTCCAGGCCAAGATCCCTTCCATATGCAAATCAAGACCGAGATGGGCATGCCTCACCCTCAGATGCTTTCTGCCCAGATAAGTGGTGGGTGCATAAACCCTGAAACACAGTCAGGGTTAGGTCTGCCTAATGGGAGCATCATGGGCTCTGGTATTAAGCAGGAGCCTGGAACACCGCAGACACCCACAACCCCACAAAAGCCTGAGGTGTGGTCAGACAATGAGCACAACTTCTTGGATCCTGACATTGGTGGTGTGGCAGTGGCACCAAGCCACGGTTCAGTTCTCATTGAGTGTGCAAAACGGGAGCTCCATGCTACAACGCCTGTTAAAAACCCAAACCGCCACCACCCAACACGCATCTCCTTGGTCTTCTACCAGCACAAAAATATGAACGAGGCCAAGCATGGTTTGGCACTATGGGAAGCCAAGATGGCAGAAAAGGCtcgagagaaggaggaggatgcAGAGAGGAATGGTGGTGAGGGGACACCTAGCAAGGGCAAGAAGGGGGTGAAGCGTGAGCATCCAGATTCTTTGGAAACCACTGGGGAGCCTCCTTACAAGCGTTTTATCCAGGCACTAATGGAGGGATCCTTGTCGGGCACAACAAACACCTATGTCAGTACATCTCCGTATGCCTTCACCAAGGTCACTGGGCCTTACAGTCAGTTTGTGTAA